The nucleotide sequence CCTGACCCCCGCCCCTGCGTTTGCCCGCAAGAAGGGGGAGTGGATCATGCCGATCGGTTCGCCGGGCAATGACGTCCAGCCGCAGGCGATGCTGCAGACTTATCTCAATCTGCACGTCTTCGGGATGACCATGCAGGAGGCCGTGGACGCGCCGCGCTTTGCGACCTTCTCCTACCCCCGCTCTTCCATTCCCCATTCCTATGACCCCGGGCTGCTCAAGCTCGAGGCCCGCATCGATGCGTCGGTCGGCGAGCAGCTGACGGCCATGGGACACGATGTGAAATACTGGAAGGATTGGGAATACGCCGCGGGCGGTGTCTGCTCGATCATCAAGAAATTCAACACCGGAACGCTCGAGGGCGGATCGGATTCACGCCGCCCGACGGCTGTAGCAGGGTGGTAAGATGACCGAGTTTTCCTACACCACGCCTTATGGGGCACCCCGTCGACCCGTCATGGCGCGCAACATGGTGGCAACTTCGCAGCCCCTCGCCGCTCAGGCGGGCCTGGCAGCGCTGGCCAAGGGCGGCAACGCCATTGATGCTGCGATCGCCGCGGCCGCGACCCTGACTGTCGTCGAACCCACTGGCAATGGCCTCGGCAGCGACGCCTTCGCTATTGTCTGGGACGGACAGGAACTGCATGGACTCAACGCCTCCGGCCGGTCGCCTGCCGCCTGGACGCCGGAGCGTTTTGCCGGACAGGACCGCATGCCGGTTCGCGGCTGGGAAAGTGTGACCGTGCCGGGTGCTGTCTCGGCCTGGGTCGACCTCTCAAGCCGCTTCGGCAAGCTCGATTTTGCGGCGCTGCTCGCTCCGGCAATCGATTATGCTGAAAATGGCTTCGCCGTTTCGCCGACCATTGCCGAACTCTGGGCCAAGGGCGGCGCGCTGCTCAAGGACCATCCTGGCTTTGCCGAGACCTTCCTGCCCGCGGGCAAGGCACCGGGTCCGGGCGAAATCTTCCGCAACGCACCGCTCGCGGCGTCTCTGCGCGCCATTGCCGAGACGCGTGGCGAAGCATTTTATCGTGGGGCGCTCGCCGAACAGATCGCGGCGTTTGCGGCCCAGCATGGCGCTGCTATCACGGCGGCCGACCTCGCCAATCACCGCAATGACTGGTGTGGCACCATCGCGATGAACTACCGCGATGTCACCCTGCATGAGATCCCGCCCAATGGGCAGGGCATCGTCGCGCTGATGGCACTGGGCATGCTTGAACACCTGCCCCTCGACGCCTTTGGCCCGGACAGCGCCCAGTCGTTCCACTACCAGATCGAGGCAATCAAGCTCGCAACGGCCGACGCCGAACGATTTGTCTCCGATCCGGAGACCATGCGGGTCCCGGTCGAAGCACTGCTCGAAAAGTCCTATCTCCAGTCACGCGCAAAGCTGATCGATCCCGCGCGCGCGCAGGATTTCGGAGCCGGAGCGCCCGTAGCGGGCGGCACGGTTTACATCACCACGGCCGACGCCAACGGGATGATGGTCTCCTACATCCAGTCCAATTATTCCGGCTTCGGGTCCGGCGTTGCGGTGCCGGGAACCGGCATTCACCTGCAGAACCGCGGTTCCGGCTTCACGCTGGAAGAAGGCCACCCCAACCAGATCGGGCCCAATAAGCGCCCGTTCCACACCATCATCCCCGGCTTCCTGATGCGCGACGGCGCGCCCCTCATGAGCTTTGGCGTCATGGGTGGACCAATGCAGGCCCAGGGCCATGTGCAGATGGTCGTCCGGACCCAGCTCAGCGGCCAGAACCCGCAAGCGGCGAGCGATGCCCCCCGCTGGCGCTTCGTCAAGGGCAAGAAGGTCGCCGTCGAGTGGACCATGGCGGCCGAAACCGTCGCGGAGCTCGAGGCCTTCGGGCACGAAGTGATGCGCGAGAGCCCGGATGAAAGCTTTGCCTTCGGCGGCGCCCAGCTCATCCACCGGCTTGGCGAGGGATATATCGGTGGCTCAGACCACCGCAAGGACGGCATGGCCGTCGGCTACTGACCAATCACACAAGGAGAATAGCTTTGGACCGCATCAAGAAGGGTAAGTCCCTGCACGCCGTGACCATCCACAACGGCGTCGTCTACACGTCTGGCCTGGGTGCCAACGACATCGACGTCGGCATGGAAGACCAGACCCGACAGATCTGCGAAAAGATTGAGGGTTTCCTCAAGGAAGCCGGCTCGGATAGGACCAAGATCATTCGCGCCCAGATCTTTGTCACCGACATGACCAAGAAGCCCGACATGGACCGCGCCTGGCTTGCTTGGCTCGGGGAAGACCTCCCCTGCCGTTGCACCGTCGGCGTTGCCGATCTGGGCGACCCGCGTCGCCTGATCGAAGTCGTCATCACCGCAGCACTCTAGGTACCTAAAATGGCTCTGCAATCGGCCCTCAAGAAGTTCGGCATTGATGCCTATCTCATCATGCTGCTCGGTGTCGTCGTGCTTGCATGCATCCTGCCGGCGCGCGGGCCTTTTGCAGAGTTTGTCGGGCAGGCAGCCTATTATGCTGTCGCCCTGCTGTTTTTTGTCTATGGGGCCAAGCTCAAGTCCGAAGCGGTGATCGCCGGTTTTTCCAACTGGCCGCTTCAGCTCAGCATCCTCGGCTTGACCTATCTGGTCTTTCCGCTGATCGCGCTCGCCCTTGCGTTTGCCGGGCGCGAGTTCATCACCGACGAGCTCGCCATCGGCCTTATATATATCGGCATCCTGCCCTCCACGGTGCAGTCCTCGATTGCCTTTACCGCGCTCGCCAAGGGCAATGTGGCGGCCAGCGTCTGCGCTGCGGCAGTCTCCAATTTGCTGGGCGTCATTCTCACCCCGCTCCTAGCGACGCTCATTCTTCAGGCCGGTGACGGTGGCCTCAATGGCGCCGCCGTTCTCAATATCGCCATCCAGATCGTGTTGCCGTTCGGGCTGGGCCAGCTGTGCCGGCCGCTGATCGGCGAATGGATCAATCGCCACAAGCTGATCTCGCTGACGGTCGATCGCGGCTCAATCCTCCTCATCGTTTATGCAGCCTTCAGCGCTGGCATGGTCGCCGGCGTCTGGACAC is from Devosia sp. SD17-2 and encodes:
- a CDS encoding bile acid:sodium symporter family protein — protein: MALQSALKKFGIDAYLIMLLGVVVLACILPARGPFAEFVGQAAYYAVALLFFVYGAKLKSEAVIAGFSNWPLQLSILGLTYLVFPLIALALAFAGREFITDELAIGLIYIGILPSTVQSSIAFTALAKGNVAASVCAAAVSNLLGVILTPLLATLILQAGDGGLNGAAVLNIAIQIVLPFGLGQLCRPLIGEWINRHKLISLTVDRGSILLIVYAAFSAGMVAGVWTQVGLPQLAAIMVLVCVMLAVVLALSAWFSRAVGFQDADGKSMIFCGSTKSLASGVPIANILFAGGPLSLIILPLMLYHQLQLIVCAIIAQRMASKLD
- a CDS encoding RidA family protein, translating into MDRIKKGKSLHAVTIHNGVVYTSGLGANDIDVGMEDQTRQICEKIEGFLKEAGSDRTKIIRAQIFVTDMTKKPDMDRAWLAWLGEDLPCRCTVGVADLGDPRRLIEVVITAAL
- a CDS encoding gamma-glutamyltransferase family protein, translated to MTEFSYTTPYGAPRRPVMARNMVATSQPLAAQAGLAALAKGGNAIDAAIAAAATLTVVEPTGNGLGSDAFAIVWDGQELHGLNASGRSPAAWTPERFAGQDRMPVRGWESVTVPGAVSAWVDLSSRFGKLDFAALLAPAIDYAENGFAVSPTIAELWAKGGALLKDHPGFAETFLPAGKAPGPGEIFRNAPLAASLRAIAETRGEAFYRGALAEQIAAFAAQHGAAITAADLANHRNDWCGTIAMNYRDVTLHEIPPNGQGIVALMALGMLEHLPLDAFGPDSAQSFHYQIEAIKLATADAERFVSDPETMRVPVEALLEKSYLQSRAKLIDPARAQDFGAGAPVAGGTVYITTADANGMMVSYIQSNYSGFGSGVAVPGTGIHLQNRGSGFTLEEGHPNQIGPNKRPFHTIIPGFLMRDGAPLMSFGVMGGPMQAQGHVQMVVRTQLSGQNPQAASDAPRWRFVKGKKVAVEWTMAAETVAELEAFGHEVMRESPDESFAFGGAQLIHRLGEGYIGGSDHRKDGMAVGY